The following proteins are co-located in the Campylobacter concisus genome:
- a CDS encoding ATP-dependent helicase produces MPLSRLNKEQYTAATAPFGHNLIIASAGTGKTSTIVARIAHLLNLGVAPEKILLLTFTNKAASEMIERLNRYFDKSITSKITAGTFHSVSFSLLKSLDKGVTLKQPSELKTLLKSLVERRKFYHLSDVKPYGGAYLYDLYSLFQNSEQGTTFGKWISDKSEEQGVYAEIYEDVLEEFEAEKAKFSYADFNDLLIKMRDELKKGANLSYDEILIDEYQDTNTLQGSLIDAFRTNSLFCVGDFDQSIYAFNGANIEIIGSFKDRFPSANIYALNVNYRSSSSILALANKVINNNPRLYEKHLTVSREGNFKPPRLLVYNELFDQYQNIADIISLSPFNRENIAIIFRNNSSADGIEVALKERGISSKRKGGVSFFESREIKALIDIMGIYVNPKDIMAFIHICEYAKGVGSAVSKEIFDALLKLGHGNLIKGIVEPDESVNISSNKRRNYQLGLFDDLDEFAEISRFSKLGFSDKFLGHPVLKLQKLSESGAQFLYEIYNFLRGMRNISKPATMINEIKTSKIYSLIVENLSTKRATLKNGNVDLALKEEVKERIMAKSVVLSELAKKYQDISKFYNFLALGSNEMSEGQGVSLLSVHASKGLEFDQVFIVDLAQNRFPNLKLMSMGGSLEEERRLFYVAVTRAKDELYLSYAKYDKIKKVNYQPSRFLIEAGMAKEEV; encoded by the coding sequence ATGCCCTTATCTAGGTTAAACAAAGAACAATACACCGCCGCAACTGCGCCATTTGGACACAATCTCATCATCGCTTCAGCTGGCACTGGCAAGACTAGCACTATTGTCGCACGCATCGCTCATTTACTAAATTTAGGTGTTGCGCCAGAGAAAATTTTGCTTCTAACATTTACAAACAAGGCCGCAAGCGAGATGATAGAGCGTTTAAATAGGTATTTTGATAAATCAATAACTTCCAAAATCACTGCAGGCACCTTCCACTCGGTCTCATTTTCGCTTTTAAAAAGCCTTGATAAAGGCGTCACACTAAAGCAGCCAAGCGAGCTAAAGACGCTTTTAAAAAGTCTTGTTGAGAGGCGAAAATTTTATCATTTAAGCGACGTCAAACCTTATGGCGGGGCTTATCTATATGACCTTTATTCGCTATTTCAAAACAGCGAGCAAGGCACAACATTTGGCAAATGGATAAGCGATAAGAGCGAAGAGCAGGGCGTTTATGCTGAAATTTATGAAGACGTGCTAGAGGAGTTTGAGGCTGAAAAGGCCAAATTTTCTTACGCTGACTTCAATGATCTTCTCATAAAAATGCGCGACGAGCTAAAAAAAGGTGCAAATTTATCTTATGATGAAATTTTGATCGATGAGTATCAAGACACAAACACGCTTCAAGGTAGCCTCATAGACGCATTTAGGACAAATAGCCTCTTTTGCGTGGGCGATTTTGACCAGAGCATCTACGCATTTAACGGCGCAAATATCGAGATAATAGGCTCATTTAAAGATCGCTTCCCAAGCGCAAACATCTACGCTTTAAATGTAAACTACCGCTCAAGCTCAAGCATACTTGCCCTTGCAAATAAGGTCATAAACAACAACCCAAGGCTTTATGAAAAGCACTTAACCGTTAGCCGCGAGGGAAATTTCAAGCCCCCAAGGCTGCTTGTCTATAACGAGCTTTTTGATCAGTATCAAAACATCGCTGACATTATCTCACTTTCGCCATTTAATAGAGAAAATATCGCCATAATCTTTAGAAATAACTCATCAGCCGATGGCATCGAGGTCGCGCTAAAAGAGCGAGGTATCAGCTCAAAGCGAAAGGGCGGGGTGAGCTTCTTTGAAAGCCGTGAGATCAAGGCACTCATCGATATCATGGGAATTTATGTCAATCCAAAAGATATAATGGCATTTATCCACATCTGCGAATATGCAAAGGGCGTTGGTAGCGCAGTTAGCAAGGAAATTTTTGACGCGCTTCTTAAGCTTGGACATGGAAATTTGATAAAAGGGATAGTTGAGCCAGATGAAAGCGTAAATATCTCATCAAACAAAAGGCGAAACTACCAGCTGGGCCTTTTTGACGATCTTGACGAATTTGCCGAGATTTCAAGGTTTTCCAAGCTTGGCTTTAGCGATAAATTCCTAGGTCATCCTGTGCTAAAACTACAAAAGCTAAGCGAGAGTGGGGCGCAGTTTTTATATGAAATTTACAACTTTTTAAGAGGCATGAGAAATATCTCAAAGCCAGCCACGATGATAAATGAGATAAAAACTAGCAAAATTTACTCTTTAATCGTTGAAAATCTCAGCACAAAAAGAGCAACTCTAAAAAACGGCAACGTCGATCTTGCGCTAAAAGAAGAGGTCAAAGAGCGCATAATGGCAAAGAGTGTGGTGCTAAGCGAGCTAGCCAAAAAATATCAAGATATCAGTAAATTTTACAACTTCTTAGCCCTTGGCAGCAACGAGATGAGCGAAGGGCAGGGCGTTAGTTTGCTCAGCGTGCATGCGAGCAAGGGGCTTGAGTTTGACCAGGTCTTTATCGTCGATCTTGCACAAAACCGCTTTCCAAATTTAAAGCTAATGAGCATGGGTGGCAGCCTAGAAGAAGAAAGACGGCTCTTTTACGTAGCAGTAACCAGAGCAAAAGACGAACTATATCTTAGCTATGCAAAATACGACAAGATAAAGAAGGTGAATTATCAGCCAAGTAGGTTTTTGATAGAGGCTGGCATGGCGAAAGAGGAAGTTTAA
- the pbpC gene encoding penicillin-binding protein 1C, whose amino-acid sequence MKKFKFLKFLALFLALVVAIFLIFDQIYPLNLEALKKDEAKILLDKNGNIINMKLSSDGIWRFHEQSFPNSLKQCVVLFEDRYFYYHFGVNFASIFRAFFHNLRSDNRIGASTITMQVARMLEPSDRSYKNKIREIFRAFQLELHFGKDEILNLYLNLAPYGGNIEGAKAASFFYFGKELNELSYAQAALLSTIPKNPNKNRLDRVSNINALKNRVIKMLYKANLIDLSAFKRAQAEPFKNVRIRAVVNASDYANVAFKNQISKVSLDLNLQKDMLKILKDTMFSLKAKNANNAAAVVIDNKKMSVVAFIGSHDEHARDGKNSALNMKRNTGSTLKPFIYSLALDSGLITPNSQLIDTQIYIKEYAPKNFSNDFLGIVSAKDALNFSLNIPVINLNLKLKDNSLYELLEKVNLVDEDKEYYGASITLGSAEMSLLDLAHLYTIYANDGIYRPLEFAGKNYKNEEKNITLISPQSAYLTAKMLSEASRSYLKNAWQYAQNTPKIAFKTGTSANSRDLYAIGVDENYTIAIWIGNFNAGKTDKLTGLNDVSKSLFDMFKIIAQKEKLRFMSEPDGIEKLPTCLDAFSYETCKKMALDDRIKGVDLKDKCESLRGEELDFLVKNELLDKDEIQKSPCAEIFKDKKPVFAYPYDNEEIVTDENITQVMVKCYAFLGDEIYLKIDDLNFSKIENASEKKFDLNLGEHSIKCLDQNSNQSEITIKIRR is encoded by the coding sequence ATGAAAAAGTTTAAATTTCTAAAATTCCTTGCTCTATTTTTGGCTTTAGTGGTCGCTATATTTTTAATATTTGATCAAATTTATCCACTAAATTTAGAGGCGCTTAAAAAAGATGAAGCCAAAATTTTGCTTGATAAAAATGGCAACATTATAAATATGAAGCTTAGCAGCGATGGAATTTGGAGATTTCACGAGCAAAGCTTCCCAAACTCGCTAAAACAATGCGTTGTGCTTTTTGAGGATAGGTACTTTTACTACCATTTTGGGGTAAATTTTGCCTCCATTTTTAGAGCATTTTTTCACAATCTAAGAAGCGACAACCGAATAGGCGCTAGCACTATCACGATGCAAGTAGCCAGGATGCTGGAGCCAAGTGATCGAAGCTATAAAAACAAGATAAGAGAAATTTTTAGAGCATTTCAGCTTGAGCTTCACTTTGGCAAGGATGAAATTTTAAATTTATACCTAAATTTAGCTCCATATGGCGGAAATATAGAGGGTGCAAAGGCGGCTAGCTTTTTTTATTTTGGCAAAGAGCTAAATGAGCTTAGCTACGCTCAGGCTGCACTTTTAAGCACGATACCCAAAAATCCAAACAAAAATAGACTTGACCGCGTTTCAAACATAAATGCTCTAAAAAACAGGGTCATAAAGATGCTTTATAAGGCAAATTTAATCGATCTTAGTGCATTTAAAAGAGCTCAAGCTGAGCCATTTAAAAATGTAAGGATAAGGGCTGTTGTAAATGCTAGCGACTACGCAAATGTCGCTTTTAAAAACCAAATTTCAAAGGTGAGTTTGGATCTAAATTTACAAAAAGATATGCTTAAAATTTTAAAAGATACGATGTTTTCGCTAAAGGCTAAAAACGCAAATAATGCCGCTGCCGTGGTCATCGACAATAAAAAAATGAGCGTTGTTGCCTTCATCGGCTCACATGATGAGCACGCGCGTGACGGCAAAAACTCAGCCCTAAATATGAAGCGAAACACCGGTAGCACGCTAAAGCCTTTTATCTACTCGCTTGCGCTTGATAGTGGGCTCATCACGCCAAACTCGCAGCTAATTGATACGCAAATTTATATAAAAGAGTATGCTCCAAAAAATTTTAGTAATGATTTTTTAGGTATCGTAAGTGCGAAAGATGCTCTAAATTTTAGCCTAAATATCCCAGTTATAAATTTAAACTTAAAACTAAAAGACAATTCGCTTTACGAACTACTTGAAAAGGTAAATTTAGTAGATGAAGATAAAGAGTATTATGGAGCTTCTATAACGCTTGGAAGTGCTGAAATGAGCCTGCTTGATCTTGCTCACCTTTATACTATTTATGCAAATGACGGTATTTATAGGCCGCTTGAGTTTGCTGGCAAAAACTACAAAAATGAAGAGAAAAATATAACCCTCATTTCACCTCAAAGTGCCTATTTGACCGCTAAAATGCTAAGCGAAGCCTCAAGATCATATCTAAAAAATGCTTGGCAGTACGCCCAAAATACGCCAAAGATCGCTTTTAAAACTGGCACAAGCGCAAACTCACGCGATCTTTACGCCATAGGCGTTGATGAAAATTACACAATCGCTATTTGGATTGGAAATTTTAATGCCGGTAAAACTGATAAATTAACAGGACTAAATGACGTATCAAAGAGCCTTTTTGATATGTTTAAGATAATTGCTCAAAAAGAGAAGTTAAGATTTATGAGTGAGCCAGATGGTATAGAAAAGCTGCCAACCTGCCTTGATGCTTTTAGCTATGAAACGTGTAAAAAAATGGCGCTTGATGATAGGATAAAGGGTGTAGATTTAAAAGATAAATGCGAAAGTTTAAGAGGCGAAGAGCTTGATTTTTTGGTTAAAAATGAGCTTTTGGATAAAGATGAGATACAAAAAAGTCCTTGTGCTGAAATTTTTAAAGATAAAAAACCAGTTTTTGCCTATCCGTATGACAATGAAGAGATAGTGACAGATGAAAATATTACACAAGTTATGGTAAAATGCTACGCGTTTTTAGGCGATGAAATTTACCTAAAAATAGATGATTTGAACTTTTCTAAGATAGAAAATGCAAGCGAAAAAAAGTTTGATCTAAATCTTGGCGAGCACAGCATAAAATGCCTTGATCAAAACTCAAATCAAAGTGAAATAACAATAAAAATAAGGAGATAA
- a CDS encoding alpha-2-macroglobulin family protein, producing the protein MWQKVALLALLGMTNLYALSLNGTAQIKSPLSVEFGLEDKVDKNFVGMLSDKKLLLCQPALNGTVRFNNQSLLLFTKDMHAGLDYSCKLENGSTASFATKEFELTKIEKISDSKYILKFNNEVNIDTIKNIAVKDAKFKVIELSNNSFELNLDKNLSNPVFDFGEKFESKFGATLSGETIVNFADEISEESVNINDNAKSLEISEIYPVSLDNGILGFRIYLKNWLDDDINLKKFINIKGVKNFSISDVKYSDNYEENSELSEYYYYIDITSDDFKPQNSYEITIKPGFGDDRNVVREESSYEVVAGNFTPFANFINNEPYISSVGEIGIRSANLPELNVSIEKLSDQNFRYFLNFNDNNEELSNFSTKVASKSYKLDGALNEISLNKIKLDFAGAGDGVYKINLNYGKDKSVSKVVYLSDIAVNAKLGKDEIFVFANRLGENTMLPNANVKIYGKKNEEIAVGATNDIGVFKFNKKDIYKDISSVVVSLGKEQNFLILKEDEALNEAKFMSQNASESIDAYVHFTSNIIRPNESLKGAIYLRDRDFNPLKNMPVKIKFFDPQGKSSAEISKNTNDVGMVNFEKEILSDLSGRFNMQVIYASKVISNVPFFVESFMPNRIKNEITLERDKFFANELVRANLASNYLFGGAASELDGSMQVSFFDDEYKNSEFKEYKFKNNTLKPSAYPSFENDLTLSKEGKSSQMIDLSFSTKNASSIITGVINFNVNDDGKNVSDTKSFTLYPYKDMVGIAASTTFAEPNEDVKIRTVVVDMSSQKAVKSNLKFDIKRVTWQYQRDANGYIKWFQTLEDVDNFYKDNGEFSYKFTQSGSYVIIATNLVSGASTSLDMDVSGYNYSTLAPTKELSKSQIKLNKNIYKKGDELSADISSAIKEGIALVTLEDGGVKAYKVVKIKNNSANVKFKLDFDFSGLYVSANIYRMTDGGLTPFRTYGKVYAKADKSSRILDLSLDAPNTVKSDENIKISLKTKPKAYVNLFITDVGVLDITSQRPADPLKFFDKILPDGVFDYDIYNMLTNYKVEGKTLSFGGDMAALAMEAKMAKHASPVDSKKVKTYANLVSLQADDNGEISYEFKTPNGFNSAIRVDVVANNENSMNAVNKEILVKDDVIIKPSALVYLLKGDELNANLRLINTTNEDKNLTIKVASSKNLSIKTKENVTLKPLENKAFTFKISALEAGAGEYNITISDKNSSKTAQNLLDVVNPYTISTYAKSSVFDKESMISLPKGFHNVSIDASSSVSSVLLAASKNLVEYPYGCAEQRSSRLLALLNLKPKDELEKNDQKRFIVSGMSELIKMQKPDGSFGYWSDLGSTNAFASIYATDVLLDLEEAGYELNKNVKQRALNSLLKYTNTDIEALYAIYVSSRANVADKSVLNKIYDHKAYNTTALNKYLMAAALKLNGLNDEAKVALKDIKKAQAADYSRDYSSFGSKMRDNAFILYLHAKYFEKNDYSDDLANFLITNLNELSSTQERAFTLRALNAYFGKDVGEKNNKFKLSYNGESKEFDGLLSVSFTAKDGNFTITPLGENKLYASILSYAYVPLEIKHKIEPKELDIYRTFVDEKGKELGLDSLRVNDVVYSKIVINSKAMVKNGVINEIVSSCFEPINENLSGFNKSLKDSIELEYQSIKDDRVLSFYALDSDKREAVLYTPYRVRLGGKCSLGAVTTENMYNERQNDYDLAQRSFTVK; encoded by the coding sequence ATGTGGCAAAAAGTAGCGCTTCTAGCACTTTTGGGAATGACAAATTTATATGCTTTGAGCCTAAATGGTACAGCACAGATAAAATCACCCCTAAGCGTAGAGTTTGGACTAGAAGATAAAGTAGATAAAAATTTTGTTGGTATGCTAAGCGATAAAAAGCTACTTTTGTGCCAACCAGCATTAAATGGTACGGTTAGATTTAATAATCAAAGCTTGCTGCTTTTTACAAAAGATATGCATGCTGGTTTGGATTATAGCTGCAAGCTTGAAAATGGAAGCACTGCTAGTTTTGCTACGAAAGAATTTGAGCTAACAAAGATAGAAAAAATAAGCGATAGCAAATATATACTTAAATTTAATAATGAAGTAAATATTGATACGATCAAAAATATTGCCGTAAAAGATGCGAAATTTAAAGTAATTGAGCTTTCTAACAATAGCTTTGAGCTTAATCTTGATAAAAATTTAAGCAATCCAGTTTTTGATTTTGGTGAAAAATTTGAGAGCAAATTTGGAGCAACGCTTTCAGGTGAAACGATAGTAAATTTTGCCGATGAAATAAGCGAAGAAAGCGTAAATATAAATGATAATGCAAAGAGTCTTGAGATATCAGAAATTTATCCAGTAAGCCTTGATAATGGCATCTTGGGCTTTAGAATTTATCTAAAAAATTGGCTTGATGACGACATTAACTTAAAAAAATTTATAAATATTAAAGGTGTAAAAAACTTTAGCATTAGTGACGTTAAATATAGTGACAACTACGAAGAAAACTCAGAGCTTAGCGAATATTATTACTACATTGATATTACAAGTGACGATTTTAAACCACAAAATAGTTATGAAATCACCATTAAGCCCGGTTTTGGCGATGATAGAAATGTAGTAAGAGAAGAAAGTAGCTATGAAGTAGTAGCTGGCAATTTCACTCCGTTTGCAAATTTTATAAATAATGAACCATATATCTCAAGTGTCGGTGAAATCGGTATCAGAAGTGCAAATTTGCCTGAGTTAAATGTAAGCATTGAAAAGCTAAGTGATCAAAATTTTAGATATTTCTTAAATTTTAATGACAATAATGAAGAGTTAAGTAACTTTAGCACAAAAGTGGCAAGCAAAAGCTATAAACTTGATGGCGCATTAAATGAAATTTCTCTAAATAAAATCAAACTTGACTTTGCTGGAGCTGGAGACGGCGTTTATAAGATCAATTTAAACTACGGCAAAGATAAGAGCGTCTCAAAAGTAGTCTATCTAAGTGATATCGCCGTAAATGCAAAGCTTGGCAAGGATGAAATTTTCGTATTTGCAAATCGTCTTGGCGAAAATACAATGCTTCCAAACGCAAATGTGAAAATTTATGGCAAGAAGAACGAAGAGATCGCAGTTGGTGCGACAAATGATATAGGTGTTTTTAAATTTAACAAAAAAGATATTTACAAAGATATTTCTTCGGTGGTTGTCTCTCTTGGAAAAGAGCAAAATTTTCTTATTTTAAAAGAAGATGAAGCGCTAAATGAAGCGAAATTTATGAGCCAAAATGCCAGTGAGAGCATCGATGCATACGTTCATTTTACTTCAAATATCATAAGACCAAATGAGAGTTTAAAGGGTGCAATCTATCTAAGGGATAGAGATTTTAATCCTTTAAAAAATATGCCTGTAAAGATAAAATTTTTCGATCCACAAGGCAAAAGTAGTGCTGAAATTTCAAAAAATACAAATGACGTTGGCATGGTAAATTTTGAAAAAGAGATACTAAGCGATCTTAGCGGTAGATTTAATATGCAAGTAATTTACGCAAGCAAAGTGATCTCAAATGTGCCATTTTTTGTTGAGAGTTTTATGCCAAATAGGATAAAAAATGAGATAACGCTTGAGAGAGATAAATTTTTTGCAAATGAGCTTGTTAGAGCCAATCTAGCTAGTAACTATCTCTTTGGTGGCGCTGCTAGCGAGCTTGATGGCAGCATGCAGGTTAGCTTTTTTGATGATGAATATAAAAATAGCGAGTTTAAAGAGTATAAATTTAAAAACAATACGCTAAAACCAAGCGCTTATCCATCTTTTGAAAACGATCTCACTCTTTCAAAAGAGGGCAAATCAAGCCAAATGATAGATCTTAGCTTTAGCACTAAAAATGCCTCTTCTATCATAACAGGTGTGATAAATTTCAATGTAAATGATGATGGCAAAAACGTAAGCGATACAAAAAGCTTTACGCTCTATCCTTACAAGGATATGGTCGGTATCGCAGCAAGCACGACATTTGCTGAGCCAAACGAAGATGTAAAAATAAGAACGGTTGTGGTAGATATGTCAAGTCAAAAGGCCGTAAAATCAAATTTAAAATTTGATATAAAACGTGTCACTTGGCAATACCAAAGAGATGCAAATGGCTATATAAAGTGGTTTCAAACGCTAGAAGATGTGGATAATTTTTATAAAGACAATGGCGAGTTTAGCTATAAATTTACACAAAGTGGCTCATATGTGATCATCGCTACAAATCTAGTAAGTGGAGCAAGCACAAGCCTTGATATGGACGTAAGTGGCTACAATTACTCGACTCTAGCGCCTACAAAAGAGCTTAGTAAATCTCAAATCAAACTAAATAAAAATATCTACAAAAAAGGCGATGAACTAAGTGCTGATATAAGCTCAGCTATAAAAGAAGGCATCGCCCTTGTTACGCTTGAAGATGGTGGCGTGAAAGCCTACAAGGTTGTTAAGATAAAAAATAACTCAGCAAATGTGAAATTTAAACTTGATTTTGATTTTAGCGGACTTTACGTGAGTGCAAATATCTACCGCATGACAGACGGTGGATTAACTCCGTTTAGAACTTACGGTAAGGTTTATGCTAAAGCTGATAAGTCGTCAAGGATACTCGATCTAAGTCTTGACGCACCAAATACGGTAAAAAGTGATGAAAATATAAAAATTTCTCTAAAAACAAAGCCAAAAGCTTATGTGAATTTATTTATCACAGATGTTGGCGTGCTTGATATAACGTCACAAAGACCAGCCGATCCACTTAAATTTTTTGACAAAATTTTACCAGATGGCGTCTTTGACTATGACATTTATAATATGCTCACAAACTATAAGGTCGAGGGCAAAACTTTAAGCTTTGGTGGCGATATGGCGGCACTTGCTATGGAGGCAAAGATGGCTAAACATGCTAGCCCAGTCGATAGCAAAAAAGTAAAAACATACGCAAATTTAGTAAGCCTTCAAGCTGACGATAATGGTGAAATTTCATACGAGTTTAAAACGCCAAATGGCTTTAACTCTGCCATTAGAGTAGATGTCGTGGCAAATAATGAAAATAGTATGAACGCTGTAAATAAAGAAATTTTAGTAAAAGATGATGTGATTATTAAGCCAAGCGCGTTAGTTTATCTGCTAAAAGGCGATGAGCTAAATGCAAACTTAAGGCTTATAAACACAACAAATGAGGATAAAAATTTAACCATAAAAGTGGCTAGCAGTAAAAATTTAAGCATTAAAACAAAAGAAAATGTGACTTTAAAGCCGCTTGAAAATAAAGCCTTTACATTTAAAATTTCAGCTCTTGAAGCTGGAGCTGGCGAATACAATATAACAATAAGCGACAAAAACAGCTCAAAAACGGCTCAAAATTTACTTGATGTGGTTAATCCTTATACGATAAGCACCTATGCAAAAAGTAGCGTCTTTGACAAAGAGAGCATGATCTCGCTTCCAAAAGGCTTTCACAATGTTAGTATAGATGCGTCAAGCTCGGTCTCAAGCGTACTATTAGCAGCTTCTAAAAATTTAGTCGAGTACCCTTACGGATGTGCGGAGCAAAGGAGCTCAAGGTTGCTTGCGCTTTTAAATTTAAAGCCAAAAGATGAGCTTGAAAAAAATGACCAAAAGAGATTTATTGTAAGCGGTATGAGTGAGCTAATTAAGATGCAAAAACCAGATGGTAGCTTTGGTTACTGGAGCGATCTGGGTAGCACAAATGCATTTGCTTCGATCTATGCAACTGATGTGCTACTTGATCTTGAAGAGGCTGGATATGAGCTAAATAAAAATGTAAAGCAAAGAGCATTAAATTCGCTCTTAAAGTATACAAACACAGACATTGAAGCTCTATATGCTATTTATGTAAGCTCCCGCGCAAATGTTGCTGATAAATCGGTGCTAAATAAAATTTATGACCACAAAGCTTACAATACGACCGCACTTAATAAGTATCTAATGGCAGCGGCTCTAAAGCTAAACGGCTTAAATGACGAAGCAAAGGTGGCGCTAAAAGATATTAAAAAAGCTCAGGCGGCTGATTATAGCAGGGATTATTCTAGCTTTGGCTCAAAGATGAGAGACAATGCATTTATCTTGTATCTGCACGCAAAATATTTTGAGAAAAACGACTACTCAGATGATCTTGCAAATTTCTTGATCACAAATTTAAATGAGCTAAGCTCTACGCAAGAGCGTGCATTTACCCTTAGAGCGCTAAATGCCTACTTTGGCAAAGATGTTGGTGAGAAAAATAATAAATTTAAGCTTAGCTACAATGGCGAAAGCAAAGAATTTGACGGCCTTTTAAGTGTATCATTTACAGCAAAAGATGGAAATTTTACCATCACGCCACTTGGCGAAAACAAGCTATATGCCTCCATCTTAAGCTACGCTTATGTGCCACTTGAGATTAAGCATAAAATAGAGCCAAAAGAGCTTGATATTTATAGAACGTTTGTCGATGAAAAAGGCAAAGAGCTAGGTCTTGACAGCCTAAGAGTAAATGATGTTGTCTATTCAAAAATAGTGATAAATTCTAAAGCTATGGTTAAAAATGGTGTAATAAACGAGATAGTAAGTAGCTGCTTTGAGCCAATAAATGAAAATCTAAGTGGTTTTAATAAGAGCCTTAAAGATAGCATTGAGCTTGAATATCAAAGCATAAAAGATGATCGCGTTTTAAGTTTTTATGCACTAGATAGCGACAAAAGAGAGGCTGTGCTTTATACACCTTATCGTGTAAGACTTGGTGGCAAATGCTCGCTTGGCGCGGTCACAACTGAAAATATGTATAACGAAAGACAAAACGATTACGACCTAGCTCAGCGAAGCTTTACTGTCAAATAA